The Cloeon dipterum chromosome X, ieCloDipt1.1, whole genome shotgun sequence genome includes a window with the following:
- the syd gene encoding C-Jun-amino-terminal kinase-interacting protein 4 isoform X15 — translation MEIDQETVYGTHEDSHVVMSEKVQSLAGSIYQEFERMIGKYDEEVVKDLMPLVVNVLECLDLSYTENQEHEVELELLREDNEQLVTQYEREKQLRKGAEQKLLEVEDAGEDERKDLHSKIESIESIVRMLELKAKNSSDHVFRLEEKETEMKKEYTKLHERYTELFKTHVDYMERTKMLLGSDRMESMGGSRTRIPGMSLGPMQRSSGPLSYGFSSLESSAVVSRTIGSPNEYDDSQGISPLGSPSNTSLKNELQDVSQVSEEKTPATPVEKIPSKGGWVDGLSPDGKSPVDDELPTPTQVEDFEGQTQSTAVGPQGHSKTKREQRSGNTLYQELSFQDADALTEVDEGADITGGWVHPGDYASSGMGKEVENLIMENNELLATKNALNIVKDDLIVKVDELTSELEILREEIQSLKAVREKLKNRVSDLEEEAKVAKEEAEKAAKANKSDDEEDVPMAQRKRFTRVEMARAIMERNQYKERFVELQEAVRWSEMIRATRSDASLDKKGKQSNGILKFFSNLFSTDRPQDKIAPYVNVHYNAPTHNVRPALDTMRKRGLKDRKRGGMESLDSDLNEKWQARQAVERREQYRQVRAHVRKDDGRMQAYGWSLPAKAGPSSSGSNSALPPRSSSSSGVPVPVPVYCRPLAEGTPGMKVWCAAGVNLTGGKTRDGGNIVGASVFYSSDSQAEGKKTDEPSSEMDKLDMELQENQKASKEAQQMETLLSSLVWICTSTHTTSRVTVLDANNPADILESFTVCNSHLLCITSVPGAKESDYPDELGNSTEASPEKPPPEPKEPVAGESPEDGEDMVGRLTFVSCATGSAPPPLATSVEEEEEDPPIHTPRSVSAIELHSLANPNNESPDSYNPPRRLPKEASGIIKDGLSEVSKANEHAYQQVEKMSSVLPTMWLGSQNGGLYVHSAVAQWKHCIHYIKLKDPVLSIIHIHGRVLAALANGSVVIFRRGTDGQWDLGKHHILDLGAPHHSIRCMTVVHQSVWCGYRNRIHVVDPRSMSVEKTFDVHPRKESQVRQLAWLGDGVWVSIRLDSTLRLYHAHTHQHLQDVDIEPYVSKMLGTGKLGFSLIRITALLISSNRLWIGTGNGVIISVPLSESAGGRPGSSQSSSSSNLAVGSPPTGSFKPSGPGSLIRVYTDPKGNKITPGSFVPYCSMAQAQLSFHGHRDAVKFFVAVPGKGYMFAGTPGLSGATTPETPAVEVAEAATALLGERSPQSMLVMSGGEGYIDFRVVDDGEEALDVASHLIVWQLTNQSSGAKHAPEPPPAQQQQPSNGEAQAPQAGPAT, via the exons ATGGAGATCGATCAGGAAACTGTGTACGGGACACACGAGGACTCTCATGTTGTCATGTCCGAAAAGGTGCAAAGCCTGGCTGGCAGCATCTACCAAGAGTTCGAGCGGATGATCGGCAAGTACGATGAAGAAGTGGTCAAGGATCTCATGCCCTTGGTGGTCAACGTGCTCGAGTGTCTTGACCTCAGCTACACCGAAAACCAGGAGCACGAAGTCGAGCTCGAGCTGCTCAGGGAGGATAACGAGCAACTGGTCACCCAGTACGAGAGGGAGAAACAGCTGCGGAAGGGTGCTGAGCAG AAATTACTTGAAGTTGAGGATGCTGGTGAGGACGAGAGAAAAGACTTGCATTCGAAAATCGAGAGTATTGAGAGCATTGTACGGATGCTGGAGCTCAAAGCGAAAAACTCCTCTGATCACG TTTTTCGGCTGGAAGAAAAGGAAACTGAGATGAAGAAGGAGTACACTAAACTACACGAGCGTTACACCGAGCTTTTCAAAACCCACGTCGACTACATGGAGCGGACGAAAATGCTACTTGGTTCGGACCGAATGGAGTCAATGGGTGGATCGCGCACTCGCATCCCTGGCATGAGTCTCGGGCCAATGCAGAGATCCTCAGGCCCGTTATCATATGGCTTCAGCTCTCTGGAGTCGTCGGCTGTGGTCAGTCGCACCATAGGCAGCCCCAACGAGTATGACGACTCTCAGGGCATCTCGCCATTGGGCAGCCCCTCAAACACAAGCCTCAAAAATGAATTACAG gATGTGTCACAAGTATCAGAGGAAAAGACTCCAGCTACCCCAGTGGAAAAAATTCCCTCAAAAG GTGGCTGGGTGGACGGCCTCAGTCCGGACGGCAAGTCGCCAGTGGATGATGAGCTGCCAACCCCCACTCAGGTAGAGGACTTTGAGGGACAAACGCAGAGCACGGCGGTTGGCCCACAAGGTCACAGCAAGACCAAACG AGAACAAAGGAGTGGCAACACACTTTATCAAGAGCTTAGTTTCCAAGACGCGGATGCGCTCACAGAGGTTGATGAGGGCGCCGATATCACTG GAGGCTGGGTTCATCCAGGAGACTATGCATCTTCTG GCATGGGCAAAGAAGTGGAAAATCTCATAATGGAAAACAACGAACTCCTAGCAACCAA AAACGCCCTCAACATCGTCAAAGATGACCTCATTGTCAAAGTGGATGAACTAACCAG tgAGCTGGAAATCTTGCGGGAAGAAATTCAATCGCTTAAGGCTGTCAGAGAGAAGCTGAAGAACAGAGTTTCTGACCTTGAGGAAGAGGCGAAGGTAGCCAAAGAGGAGGCGGAGAAAGCAGCCAAGGCCAACAAGTCTGACGACGAG GAGGATGTTCCAATGGCTCAGAGAAAGCGGTTTACCAGGGTCGAGATGGCCCGGGCCATTATGGAGCGGAACCAGTACAAGGAGCGTTTCGTTGAGCTGCAGGAAGCGGTGCGGTGGTCGGAGATGATTAGAGCGACCAGAAGCGACGCCTCCctggacaagaagggaaagcAAAGCAACGGAATCCTTAAATT TTTTAGCAACCTTTTTAGCACAGACCGGCCTCAAGACAAAATTGCCCCCTACGTAAACGTCCATTACAATGCCCCAACCCATAATGTCCGACCTGCCCTCGACACGATGCGGAAACGAGGCCTTAAAGACAGGAAAAGGGGCGGCATGGAGAGTCTTGACTCAGATTTAAATGAGAAATGGCAGGCGCGTCAAGCAGTTGAGAGGAGGGAGCAGTACAGACaa GTCAGAGCCCACGTTAGAAAAGATGACGGTCGCATGCAGGCCTATGGATGGAGTCTTCCAGCCAAGGCAGGCCCGTCAAGCAGCGGTTCAAACAGCGCCCTTCCGCCGCGGTCTTCGTCCTCGTCTGGGGTGCCGGTGCCCGTGCCTGTCTACTGCAGGCCGCTAGCCGAGGGCACGCCCGGCATGAAGGTATGGTGCGCTGCTGGTGTCAACCTGACTGGAGGCAAGACCAGGGATGGCGGCAACATAGTCGGTGCCTCTGTTTTCTACTCCTCGGACAGCCAAGCCGAAGGCAAAAAGACTGATGAGCCTTCGTCCGAGATGGACAAACTGGACATGGAGCTGCAGGAGAATCAAAAGGCGTCCAAGGAGGCCCAGCAAATGGAGACTCTGCTTTCGTCCCTGGTCTGGATCTGCACCAGCACACACACCACCAGCAGGGTCACGGTGCTCGATGCCAACAATCCAGCCGACATTTTGGAGTCGTTTACAGTCTGCAATTCCCATCTCCTCTGCATTACAAGCGTACCAG gtgCCAAAGAGAGTGATTACCCTGATGAGCTGGGAAACAGTACTGAAGCCAGTCCAGAAAAGCCTCCTCCAGAGCCAAAAGAACCAGTAGCTGGAGAAAGTCCAGAGGATGGTGAAGACATGGTTGGGCGACTGACATTCGTCAGCTGCGCCACTGGAAGCGCTCCACCCCCGTTGGCTACTTCCgtagaggaggaggaggaggaccCGCCCATTCACACTCCCCGCTCTGTGTCGGCCATCGAGCTGCACT CACTCGCTAATCCCAACAATGAAAGTCCTGATTCCTATAATCCACCCAGGCGCTTGCCCAAAGAAGCTTCCGGTATAATAAAAGATGGGCTCTCTGAGGTGTCAAAAG CAAACGAACATGCTTATCAACAAGTTGAGAAAATGTCGAGCGTGTTGCCAACTATGTGGCTTGGCTCTCAAAACGGCGGACTTTACGTGCATTCCGCAGTGGCCCAGTGGAAGCATTGCATCCACTACATCAAGCTGAAAGATCCGGTACTAAGCATAAT TCACATCCACGGGCGCGTGTTGGCAGCTCTGGCGAACGGTTCCGTGGTGATTTTCCGGCGAGGAACGGATGGTCAGTGGGATCTGGGAAAGCATCATATTTTGGATCTTGGAGCTCCTCACCACTCCATTCGCTGCATGACTGTGGTTCACCAGTCTGTCTGGTGCGGCTACCGAAACCGGATACATGTTGTTGACCCTCGCAGCATGTCTGTTGAG AAAACATTTGACGTTCACCCTCGCAAAGAAAGTCAAGTGCGACAGCTAGCTTGGCTTGGCGACGGCGTGTGGGTGTCCATCAGACTGGACTCGACCCTGCGGCTGTACCACGCCCACACCCACCAGCACCTGCAAGACGTGGATATTGAGCCCTACGTCAGCAAAATGCTCG GCACTGGAAAACTCGGCTTCTCACTCATCCGCATCACGGCTCTGCTGATTTCGTCAAACCGGCTCTGGATTGGCACCGGCAACGGAGTCATCATTTCAGTTCCTCTTTCTGAAA GCGCAGGTGGTCGGCCAGGCAGCAGTCAGAGCTCGTCCAGCAGCAACCTAGCGGTCGGCTCTCCACCAACCGGTAGTTTCAAGCCGTCTGGTCCCGGCTCTTTGATCAGGGTCTACACTGACCCTAAGGGCAACAAAATCACTCCTGGCAGCTTTGTGCCTTACTGCTCGATGGCTCAAGCGCAGCTCTCTTTCCACGGACACAGAGACGCTGTCAAGTTCTTCGTAGCTGTGCCTGGCAAAG GTTATATGTTTGCAGGCACTCCAGGTCTGTCTGGAGCGACAACTCCAGAAACGCCGGCTGTGGAGGTGGCGGAGGCGGCCACTGCACTCCTGGGCGAGCGGTCTCCGCAATCGATGCTGGTGATGTCAGGCGGAGAAGGCTACATCGACTTCAGAGTTG TGGATGATGGGGAAGAGGCGCTGGACGTGGCTAGCCACCTGATTGTGTGGCAGCTGACCAACCAATCCTCTGGCGCCAAGCATGCACCCGAGCCGCCGCcggcccagcagcagcagccgtctAACGGGGAGGCCCAAGCCCCTCAAGCTGGCCCTGCTACTTAG
- the syd gene encoding C-Jun-amino-terminal kinase-interacting protein 4 isoform X11 produces the protein MEIDQETVYGTHEDSHVVMSEKVQSLAGSIYQEFERMIGKYDEEVVKDLMPLVVNVLECLDLSYTENQEHEVELELLREDNEQLVTQYEREKQLRKGAEQKLLEVEDAGEDERKDLHSKIESIESIVRMLELKAKNSSDHVFRLEEKETEMKKEYTKLHERYTELFKTHVDYMERTKMLLGSDRMESMGGSRTRIPGMSLGPMQRSSGPLSYGFSSLESSAVVSRTIGSPNEYDDSQGISPLGSPSNTSLKNELQDVSQVSEEKTPATPVEKIPSKGGWVDGLSPDGKSPVDDELPTPTQVEDFEGQTQSTAVGPQGHSKTKREQRSGNTLYQELSFQDADALTEVDEGADITVNDNFFGMGKEVENLIMENNELLATKNALNIVKDDLIVKVDELTSELEILREEIQSLKAVREKLKNRVSDLEEEAKVAKEEAEKAAKANKSDDEEDVPMAQRKRFTRVEMARAIMERNQYKERFVELQEAVRWSEMIRATRSDASLDKKGKQSNGILKFFSNLFSTDRPQDKIAPYVNVHYNAPTHNVRPALDTMRKRGLKDRKRGGMESLDSDLNEKWQARQAVERREQYRQVRAHVRKDDGRMQAYGWSLPAKAGPSSSGSNSALPPRSSSSSGVPVPVPVYCRPLAEGTPGMKVWCAAGVNLTGGKTRDGGNIVGASVFYSSDSQAEGKKTDEPSSEMDKLDMELQENQKASKEAQQMETLLSSLVWICTSTHTTSRVTVLDANNPADILESFTVCNSHLLCITSVPGAKESDYPDELGNSTEASPEKPPPEPKEPVAGESPEDGEDMVGRLTFVSCATGSAPPPLATSVEEEEEDPPIHTPRSVSAIELHSLANPNNESPDSYNPPRRLPKEASGIIKDGLSEVSKANEHAYQQVEKMSSVLPTMWLGSQNGGLYVHSAVAQWKHCIHYIKLKDPVLSIIHIHGRVLAALANGSVVIFRRGTDGQWDLGKHHILDLGAPHHSIRCMTVVHQSVWCGYRNRIHVVDPRSMSVEKTFDVHPRKESQVRQLAWLGDGVWVSIRLDSTLRLYHAHTHQHLQDVDIEPYVSKMLAVFPGGTGKLGFSLIRITALLISSNRLWIGTGNGVIISVPLSESAGGRPGSSQSSSSSNLAVGSPPTGSFKPSGPGSLIRVYTDPKGNKITPGSFVPYCSMAQAQLSFHGHRDAVKFFVAVPGKGYMFAGTPGLSGATTPETPAVEVAEAATALLGERSPQSMLVMSGGEGYIDFRVVDDGEEALDVASHLIVWQLTNQSSGAKHAPEPPPAQQQQPSNGEAQAPQAGPAT, from the exons ATGGAGATCGATCAGGAAACTGTGTACGGGACACACGAGGACTCTCATGTTGTCATGTCCGAAAAGGTGCAAAGCCTGGCTGGCAGCATCTACCAAGAGTTCGAGCGGATGATCGGCAAGTACGATGAAGAAGTGGTCAAGGATCTCATGCCCTTGGTGGTCAACGTGCTCGAGTGTCTTGACCTCAGCTACACCGAAAACCAGGAGCACGAAGTCGAGCTCGAGCTGCTCAGGGAGGATAACGAGCAACTGGTCACCCAGTACGAGAGGGAGAAACAGCTGCGGAAGGGTGCTGAGCAG AAATTACTTGAAGTTGAGGATGCTGGTGAGGACGAGAGAAAAGACTTGCATTCGAAAATCGAGAGTATTGAGAGCATTGTACGGATGCTGGAGCTCAAAGCGAAAAACTCCTCTGATCACG TTTTTCGGCTGGAAGAAAAGGAAACTGAGATGAAGAAGGAGTACACTAAACTACACGAGCGTTACACCGAGCTTTTCAAAACCCACGTCGACTACATGGAGCGGACGAAAATGCTACTTGGTTCGGACCGAATGGAGTCAATGGGTGGATCGCGCACTCGCATCCCTGGCATGAGTCTCGGGCCAATGCAGAGATCCTCAGGCCCGTTATCATATGGCTTCAGCTCTCTGGAGTCGTCGGCTGTGGTCAGTCGCACCATAGGCAGCCCCAACGAGTATGACGACTCTCAGGGCATCTCGCCATTGGGCAGCCCCTCAAACACAAGCCTCAAAAATGAATTACAG gATGTGTCACAAGTATCAGAGGAAAAGACTCCAGCTACCCCAGTGGAAAAAATTCCCTCAAAAG GTGGCTGGGTGGACGGCCTCAGTCCGGACGGCAAGTCGCCAGTGGATGATGAGCTGCCAACCCCCACTCAGGTAGAGGACTTTGAGGGACAAACGCAGAGCACGGCGGTTGGCCCACAAGGTCACAGCAAGACCAAACG AGAACAAAGGAGTGGCAACACACTTTATCAAGAGCTTAGTTTCCAAGACGCGGATGCGCTCACAGAGGTTGATGAGGGCGCCGATATCACTG TCAATGACAATTTCTTTG GCATGGGCAAAGAAGTGGAAAATCTCATAATGGAAAACAACGAACTCCTAGCAACCAA AAACGCCCTCAACATCGTCAAAGATGACCTCATTGTCAAAGTGGATGAACTAACCAG tgAGCTGGAAATCTTGCGGGAAGAAATTCAATCGCTTAAGGCTGTCAGAGAGAAGCTGAAGAACAGAGTTTCTGACCTTGAGGAAGAGGCGAAGGTAGCCAAAGAGGAGGCGGAGAAAGCAGCCAAGGCCAACAAGTCTGACGACGAG GAGGATGTTCCAATGGCTCAGAGAAAGCGGTTTACCAGGGTCGAGATGGCCCGGGCCATTATGGAGCGGAACCAGTACAAGGAGCGTTTCGTTGAGCTGCAGGAAGCGGTGCGGTGGTCGGAGATGATTAGAGCGACCAGAAGCGACGCCTCCctggacaagaagggaaagcAAAGCAACGGAATCCTTAAATT TTTTAGCAACCTTTTTAGCACAGACCGGCCTCAAGACAAAATTGCCCCCTACGTAAACGTCCATTACAATGCCCCAACCCATAATGTCCGACCTGCCCTCGACACGATGCGGAAACGAGGCCTTAAAGACAGGAAAAGGGGCGGCATGGAGAGTCTTGACTCAGATTTAAATGAGAAATGGCAGGCGCGTCAAGCAGTTGAGAGGAGGGAGCAGTACAGACaa GTCAGAGCCCACGTTAGAAAAGATGACGGTCGCATGCAGGCCTATGGATGGAGTCTTCCAGCCAAGGCAGGCCCGTCAAGCAGCGGTTCAAACAGCGCCCTTCCGCCGCGGTCTTCGTCCTCGTCTGGGGTGCCGGTGCCCGTGCCTGTCTACTGCAGGCCGCTAGCCGAGGGCACGCCCGGCATGAAGGTATGGTGCGCTGCTGGTGTCAACCTGACTGGAGGCAAGACCAGGGATGGCGGCAACATAGTCGGTGCCTCTGTTTTCTACTCCTCGGACAGCCAAGCCGAAGGCAAAAAGACTGATGAGCCTTCGTCCGAGATGGACAAACTGGACATGGAGCTGCAGGAGAATCAAAAGGCGTCCAAGGAGGCCCAGCAAATGGAGACTCTGCTTTCGTCCCTGGTCTGGATCTGCACCAGCACACACACCACCAGCAGGGTCACGGTGCTCGATGCCAACAATCCAGCCGACATTTTGGAGTCGTTTACAGTCTGCAATTCCCATCTCCTCTGCATTACAAGCGTACCAG gtgCCAAAGAGAGTGATTACCCTGATGAGCTGGGAAACAGTACTGAAGCCAGTCCAGAAAAGCCTCCTCCAGAGCCAAAAGAACCAGTAGCTGGAGAAAGTCCAGAGGATGGTGAAGACATGGTTGGGCGACTGACATTCGTCAGCTGCGCCACTGGAAGCGCTCCACCCCCGTTGGCTACTTCCgtagaggaggaggaggaggaccCGCCCATTCACACTCCCCGCTCTGTGTCGGCCATCGAGCTGCACT CACTCGCTAATCCCAACAATGAAAGTCCTGATTCCTATAATCCACCCAGGCGCTTGCCCAAAGAAGCTTCCGGTATAATAAAAGATGGGCTCTCTGAGGTGTCAAAAG CAAACGAACATGCTTATCAACAAGTTGAGAAAATGTCGAGCGTGTTGCCAACTATGTGGCTTGGCTCTCAAAACGGCGGACTTTACGTGCATTCCGCAGTGGCCCAGTGGAAGCATTGCATCCACTACATCAAGCTGAAAGATCCGGTACTAAGCATAAT TCACATCCACGGGCGCGTGTTGGCAGCTCTGGCGAACGGTTCCGTGGTGATTTTCCGGCGAGGAACGGATGGTCAGTGGGATCTGGGAAAGCATCATATTTTGGATCTTGGAGCTCCTCACCACTCCATTCGCTGCATGACTGTGGTTCACCAGTCTGTCTGGTGCGGCTACCGAAACCGGATACATGTTGTTGACCCTCGCAGCATGTCTGTTGAG AAAACATTTGACGTTCACCCTCGCAAAGAAAGTCAAGTGCGACAGCTAGCTTGGCTTGGCGACGGCGTGTGGGTGTCCATCAGACTGGACTCGACCCTGCGGCTGTACCACGCCCACACCCACCAGCACCTGCAAGACGTGGATATTGAGCCCTACGTCAGCAAAATGCTCG CCGTGTTCCCTGGAG GCACTGGAAAACTCGGCTTCTCACTCATCCGCATCACGGCTCTGCTGATTTCGTCAAACCGGCTCTGGATTGGCACCGGCAACGGAGTCATCATTTCAGTTCCTCTTTCTGAAA GCGCAGGTGGTCGGCCAGGCAGCAGTCAGAGCTCGTCCAGCAGCAACCTAGCGGTCGGCTCTCCACCAACCGGTAGTTTCAAGCCGTCTGGTCCCGGCTCTTTGATCAGGGTCTACACTGACCCTAAGGGCAACAAAATCACTCCTGGCAGCTTTGTGCCTTACTGCTCGATGGCTCAAGCGCAGCTCTCTTTCCACGGACACAGAGACGCTGTCAAGTTCTTCGTAGCTGTGCCTGGCAAAG GTTATATGTTTGCAGGCACTCCAGGTCTGTCTGGAGCGACAACTCCAGAAACGCCGGCTGTGGAGGTGGCGGAGGCGGCCACTGCACTCCTGGGCGAGCGGTCTCCGCAATCGATGCTGGTGATGTCAGGCGGAGAAGGCTACATCGACTTCAGAGTTG TGGATGATGGGGAAGAGGCGCTGGACGTGGCTAGCCACCTGATTGTGTGGCAGCTGACCAACCAATCCTCTGGCGCCAAGCATGCACCCGAGCCGCCGCcggcccagcagcagcagccgtctAACGGGGAGGCCCAAGCCCCTCAAGCTGGCCCTGCTACTTAG